A window of Pantoea agglomerans contains these coding sequences:
- a CDS encoding MFS transporter translates to MSLSRSKQSVTPAKAMLAAVSGYAMDGFDLLILGFMLPAISLSLALDPSQAGSLVTWTLIGAVVGGILFGHLSDRFGRIRILTVTILMFSVFTGLCAVAQGYWDLLAYRTLAGMGLGGEFGIGMALIAEAWPAEKRNRASAWVGIGWQLGVLLAAFITPPLLGVIGWRGMFLVGLLPALFSFVLRRSMGEPEAFTRQAKLTPALSFSTRLKMLVQDRATAKASLGIFILTSVQNFGYYGLMIWMPSYLSANFGFSLTKSGLWTAVTVVGMTFGIWLFGVLADRFARWKIFLLYQFGAVAMVVIYAQLRDPTVMLFTGALMGMFVNGMIGGYGALISDTFPPQARATAQNVLFNLGRGVGGFGPLVIGLLAAKISFVAAITLLALIYLLDIVATLFLLPKKQGNDDSLGAIG, encoded by the coding sequence ATGTCTCTTTCCCGCAGTAAGCAGAGCGTGACCCCTGCAAAGGCGATGCTGGCCGCAGTCAGCGGTTACGCGATGGATGGATTCGATCTGCTGATCCTGGGATTTATGCTGCCGGCGATTAGCCTGTCGCTGGCGCTGGATCCGTCACAGGCGGGTTCGCTGGTCACCTGGACGCTGATTGGCGCGGTGGTGGGCGGTATTCTGTTCGGCCATCTCAGCGATCGTTTTGGCCGCATCCGTATTCTCACCGTTACTATTCTGATGTTCTCGGTTTTTACCGGGCTGTGCGCGGTGGCGCAGGGCTACTGGGATCTGCTGGCGTACCGCACGCTGGCGGGCATGGGGCTGGGCGGCGAGTTTGGTATCGGCATGGCGCTGATTGCCGAAGCCTGGCCGGCGGAAAAGCGCAATCGCGCCTCGGCGTGGGTCGGTATCGGCTGGCAGCTAGGCGTGCTGCTGGCGGCCTTTATTACGCCGCCGCTGCTGGGCGTGATCGGCTGGCGCGGGATGTTTCTGGTCGGCCTGCTGCCTGCGCTGTTCTCGTTTGTGCTGCGACGCAGCATGGGCGAGCCAGAGGCCTTTACCCGGCAGGCAAAGCTGACGCCAGCGCTGTCGTTCTCCACGCGCCTGAAAATGCTGGTGCAGGATCGCGCCACGGCGAAAGCGAGCCTCGGCATCTTTATCCTGACCTCGGTGCAGAACTTCGGCTATTACGGGCTGATGATCTGGATGCCGAGCTATCTCTCCGCTAACTTCGGCTTCAGCCTGACCAAATCGGGCTTGTGGACCGCAGTTACCGTGGTCGGCATGACCTTCGGCATCTGGCTGTTTGGCGTGCTGGCGGACCGCTTTGCGCGCTGGAAAATTTTCCTGCTCTATCAGTTCGGTGCCGTCGCGATGGTGGTGATCTACGCGCAGCTGCGCGACCCCACCGTGATGCTGTTTACCGGCGCGCTGATGGGGATGTTCGTCAACGGCATGATTGGCGGCTACGGCGCGCTGATCTCCGACACTTTCCCGCCGCAGGCGCGCGCCACGGCGCAGAACGTTCTGTTTAACCTCGGGCGCGGCGTCGGCGGTTTTGGCCCGCTGGTGATCGGCCTGCTGGCGGCGAAAATCTCTTTTGTCGCGGCGATTACCCTGCTGGCGCTGATCTACCTGCTGGATATCGTTGCCACGCTCTTTTTGCTGCCGAAAAAGCAGGGCAACGACGATTCGCTGGGGGCGATTGGCTAA
- the yieH gene encoding 6-phosphogluconate phosphatase, with protein sequence MAVECVFFDCDGTLVDSELLCTQAYVNTFARYGITCSLQEMFERYKGVQLYDIIRDVAETHHATLPQAAFETDYRAEVARLFDASLTEIPGAKALVEKITVPMCVVSNGTVKKMQHSLGLTAMLPWFADRLYSGYDISSWKPDPALIYYAAGQMQVPVDRCILVDDSEAGARAGIAAGIPVFYYCADAHNPEIDHPLVTRFTDMAALPALWRARGWHLVAE encoded by the coding sequence ATGGCAGTAGAGTGTGTCTTTTTTGACTGCGACGGCACCCTTGTGGACAGCGAATTGCTCTGCACCCAGGCGTACGTCAACACCTTCGCGCGCTACGGAATTACCTGCTCGTTACAGGAGATGTTCGAAAGGTATAAAGGCGTTCAGCTCTACGACATTATTCGCGACGTAGCGGAAACCCATCACGCCACGCTGCCGCAGGCGGCCTTTGAAACCGACTACCGCGCCGAGGTGGCGCGCCTGTTCGACGCGTCGCTGACGGAAATTCCGGGTGCCAAAGCGCTGGTGGAGAAAATAACCGTGCCGATGTGCGTCGTCTCCAACGGCACGGTAAAGAAGATGCAGCATTCGCTGGGGCTGACCGCGATGCTGCCCTGGTTTGCTGACCGTCTTTACAGCGGTTACGACATCTCAAGCTGGAAGCCCGATCCGGCGCTGATCTATTACGCCGCCGGGCAGATGCAGGTGCCTGTCGATCGCTGCATTCTGGTGGATGACTCCGAAGCGGGCGCCCGCGCCGGCATCGCGGCGGGCATCCCGGTATTTTACTACTGCGCGGACGCGCACAATCCAGAAATCGACCACCCGCTGGTGACGCGCTTTACCGATATGGCCGCTCTGCCAGCGCTGTGGCGCGCGCGCGGCTGGCACCTGGTGGCGGAGTAA